The genomic segment AAGAAAGCAAGGACTTTTTTTTATATTTACAATAATGTAAATTGACTAACGTGAATTCTGGTATAAAAATTCGTTTACTTCTACTCATTTTAACGCTTTGCTTTATCGGGACAGCGATAACCATCAAAGAATCTGTCACTAATAAAGAAATACTGGACATTGACACCAAATCGCTCAATGATCACATTGCCGAACAGGAGAAAAAAGTCGACAAAATATTCAATGATTCCCTGCTTCTCAAAACATTCAAGAACTACGATCAGTATCCGATAGCCGTTTATCAAGCTTTTGAAAAGTACAAGAATCAGGATAAGATATTTCTTTTCCTTTTTAAGAACCATGAGCCTAAGATGTGGAGTACCCATTTATTTGTACCGATCACAGATCAGGGCTTCCTGGAAAAATCGCATTTTACGCAGGACGACAACCGCTCTTATGTGGTCCGTAAAAAGACCATCGGCAATATAAGCATCCTCGCATATATCCTTGTTAAGGGCTATACAAACAATAATAATCCTTATCTAAACTCGTCTCTCCGGAGAAACTTCTTTGAGACCAGGAATATCGATATTGCTTCTTACACCGATACGGTGGCGATTAAAAATATTTATAGTAGCGAAGGCTCCTATCTCTTCTCGGTGAAACTCAAGGAAGGTGAGCATGAAAACGCATATACCATTTTACAGTTCTTTTGCTGGCTTATGGGTTGGATTGCACTGCTAATTTTCTTTAACAGCCTTTGCTTGCATATGGCTAAGACCGGAAAGCCCTGGTATGGCACCTTGCTTCTCGCCCTAGTTTTTATTTTGGTAAAAGTTGCAGACCTCGAATGGAATCTACTGTCAGAGAATGCCACATTTGCAATCTTTGATTCCCGCAATTACGCCTATAACAGTCTCTTTCCAAACATCTGGTCTGTCCTTTCCACGACCATTTTGCTTCTCTGGCTTGTCCTATTCATTTATTCGATCCGAAAGGAACTAAGTTTTGACAAAATCAGAAATATCCGGCTCTTTAAACTTCCGATAGCCGTCACATTTATATTAAGTATATATCTGGCCTTTGCTCTTTTATATGATATCGCCGGTACGCTGGTCACACATTCCAACAATATCTATTTTGATTTTACCAAACTTGTCGACCTTCATTTTTTGAGCTGGGTAGACCTGGGTATCGTCGGATTGGCAATTCTGGCGCTTAATATCTATATTGACCTTGTCCTATTCTTCCTGAAGAAACTGGAACTGAAGCCTACGCAACTGCTAAATATACAGTTAGCCTGTGTCATTTTTGTCATTTTGCTTATATCGATCTACATTGAGAAAAATAGCCTGGTCAATCTCCTGTTGGCCGTGATCATTCTGGTAAAGTCCTTCGGCGAAAAATATTTTGATCGTCATATCTTGACAAATTATATCGCTGTTCTTATTCTATGGGCAGTAATAAGTGCCATTACACACGCCCGCTATTATCAGGAGCGCGATCTCATCGATATGAAAATTCTGCTCAGCAATCTTCAGTCAGAGGATGATGTGAATGCTGTTTCACTATTTTCAGATATTGAGAGCGGCATCGCTAACGATAAAGAACTGAAGCATTTATTTAATATTAGTCTGCCGCATCCGAATACAGAAGCTATCAATGACTTTATTAAGAAAAAGTACTTTAGCGGCTACCTTTCCAAATATGAGTTCAAGGCCTATTATTATGATCAGAATAATATCCCGTTAAATCCCTACAGCCAAAATCGCATCAATGAATATCGCGAGAAAGTGATCAATAAATCCATAAAGGTCACGCAGAATTTCTATCGGGCGAGTGCCGAGCTGGGGACGCATGAATATTTCTCGATAATTCCCCTTGTGATCGATTCGGACATAACCGTTAATATCATTATTAATCTCTCCAATAAGGATTTTAGTTATACCGTGCCCTATCCTGAAATCCTGACGGATATGCGCATCAACAACTCGCAATACTATAATAAAGGCGACTATTCGATCGCATTGTATAAAGGTGGCTCACTGGTGACCCAATTTGGAAAATATACCTATGAGAACAATCTCAGAGGGCTACAGGGGGCGCCTGGACAATACATTACCGTGCTTGACAGAGACGCATACCTACATATGGCATATATTGCCAACAAATTTTCCACTTACGTTATCAGCAAACAGAAACCTTCTTTTTGGGACTACGTCGCCACTACATCCTTCCTCTTTCTCGTATTTTTTATGGTATTTGTGATTTTCCATTTCATAAAGTCCTTCTACATTTTTCTGAAAAACACAAAGCTTACCTTCCGTAACCTAAAATATCAATTTTACAAAATCGTCAATAAGATTCAGTATTCAACACGTATACAGACCTCCATCATTTCGTCCGTTATACTGGCCATCCTGATATCTGCAGTAATTTCGTATATCAGTATTAATAAACAACTTTATAACAACAACAGAAATAGCAAGGAGCGCTTTATCATTGAGCTCGGCAAACGTATGGAAAATATGTTGACGGATACTGACGATGCCTCTAATGAAACGCAGCTCATCAGCATTTTAAAAACCCTATCCGAGACCGTATCCAAAGATTTTAACCTGTATTCGAAGTCTGGAAGACTACTCTATAGCTCTCAGCGCCGGATCTACGATCTAGAGCTTTTTTCGACATTCATCAATCCGGCAGCTCTCAAAAATCTGTCGATATTAAAGAAATCCGAGACCATCGAGGATGAAGGAATTGGGACCTTCCAGTTTGAAACGAGTTATGCGACTATCCGAGACAAAAATTACAATACGTTGGCTTATATCGGTATCCCTAATTTTTCCTTGCAGAAGGAAGAAAATATTAATAAAAATCTACTTTTAAACACCATAGTCAACATTTATTCCTTGATAATCATTGGATTTGGTTTCTATGCCACATTCGTGGCCAATAGTGTGACTAATCCGCTCAGCATCATCAGTAAGAAGATCTCACAGCTGCGACTCGGTCAGCCCAATGAGCCACTATTCTGGCAGCGAAATGATGAGATCGGAACTCTGATCAAAGAGTATAATCTCATGATCATAAAATTGGAGGACTATGCCAATAAAATAAAAGATACGGAACGTGAATCGACCTGGCGTGAAATGGCGCAACAGATCGCACACGAGATCAAGAATCCATTGACACCGATGAAATTAGGCATTCAACAGCTCCGCAGGTCGTATAAGGATAATGATCCTAAATTTCCTGACCGTTTTAATAAGTTCTCTACCTCATTTATTGAACAAATCGACGCACTTACACAGATTGCATCCGAATTTTCGCATTTTGCTAAATTTCCAACTACCGTAACGGAAAACATCAATATTGTGGAGAAAATCTCCCAATCCATCTCTTTGTACAATAATACGCCAAACGTAAGTATCCGGTTAATCAACAACGCAGATCAAAAAACCTTAATTGTTAAAGCAGATGGTAATGAATTGTTACGTACGTTCAATAATTTAATCAAAAATGCCATCGAAGGTGGATATGGCCGGAAAAACATGAAAATAGAGATCTCCATCGAACGTTATTCGGACAAGTTTGTAAAAATCGACGTGCGGGACAACGGTTACGGCATCCCCGAAGCCATGAAGGACAAGATATTCCAAATCAACTTTACGACAAAAAGTTCGGGCAACGGCTTGGGTTTGGTGTTGGTAAAAAAAACAATAGAAGCATGTAATGGCCAAATATTCTTTGAATCGGCGGAAGGTGAAGGCACCACATTTCATATCTTATTGCCCTTGCAGCAGATCGAGTCCTAATGAAGCATGGAACGCTGGAGTCTGAAGCTCGGGGGATATTGACCAAATGAAAACGGGTTAGATCCCTAATGCATCTAACCCGTTATATTTATTGCTGTTGAATGCAGCACATATATACATCTATTTCTTTCGCCATCGACTAACAATAATTAGTCCTAACGCAATACAATGGTTGATCTTCCCATGATCGCATTGTCTTCATAAAGAAGTACTGTATAAGCTCCTTTTGAAAAGCCATTTTCGGCAGCCCAATAGACGATATACTCTTCTCCTTTGTTCGTGAACATAATGTTGTGTTTAAAGGTATACTGCAACTTTTCGCCATGTACAAAGAAAATGTTGTCACCTTGCACAACCAGATTACCTTGCGGATCTATAATCCGTACAAAAATATCCCGCTCACCGGTTTTGGCCAACGCATTATCGGCAATAGTAAAATTGACTTTCAATTTATCTACCCGTTTGGCGCGTTCTTCGACCGATTCTTTCCCATTTCTTTTAACAGCCAGACCGTTAATACTTATACTGGAGACTTTCAGGGCAGACGCTGTCGCCACTTTCTCCTTTAATTCGGAGTTACTGTTCACCAATGACGTAATCTGTTTCTCCTTTTCAACAACAGATTCGCTAAGATTGGAATTTTGCTTTGACAATATCTGGTTTTCCTGAATCAACCGCTGTACATTGATGCGATAGCTATCCACCTGCTTTTTTAGCCGGTTGATTTTTTGTTGCGCATCATCAATTTCTCTAGCCGTGATGCTTTGATTTTCCAATTTTTTTCGCAAAATTGCAATTTCAGCTCTCGAATCTTCCTTTTGTAGCGTCATCTCCGGTGTAAGCTGTACATTTTCGACGTCAATCTTATCCAATTCCGCTTCGATCCGATCAATCTGAACTTGGAGATTTTCTTTCTCCACAGTCAATGCATACACTTTCTCACCATTTGTCTTAAATTTGACATAAAAATATATATTGGTGGCAAGTAACGCTGCTATTGCAATTATAAAGAAATAAATCTTAGAAGAATCCTTCTTTTTTTCCTCTTCCTGTTTACTCGAAACAACCTCTGAATTCATCATAATAGCCTGTCATATTCATAGTAGATGTTTTTTCATCATTTCTATTAAATGTTTAAACAAAAATTATTCCAGTTTTATTTTTCCTTTATCCAAGGAGACTTATTCGAAGTAGTTTAGGGTCTGAAAACCACCTTGTTTGAGGTATTCCTCTTTACGCATCAGGTGTAGATCCGATTGTACCATATCTGTTACCAATGACTGGAGGTCATATTTTGGTTTCCAGCCCAATTTTGTATTGGCTTTAGTGGGATCGCCAATTAACAAGTCAACTTCAGTCGGCCTAAAATAAGCAGGATCAACTTTAACAACGGTCTGACCAAACTTGATCAGGGACTTATCAATATTTAAAGCGGCGAGACGTTCTTCATCCACATCGATGATAACGCCCTTTTCCTGTTCACCCTTACCACTGAATTCTACTTCCATCCCCAGTTCAGCAAATGCCATACGGACAAAGTCCCGAACGGTGGTCGTCACGCCGGTAGCAATAACAAAGTCTTCCGGCTTTTCCTGCTGAAGGATAAGCCACATCGCTTCTACGTAATCTTTGGCATGTCCCCAATCCCGCTGCGCGGAAAGATTTCCCAAGTAAAGCTTGTCCTGCAAGCCCAATGCTATCTTAGCCACAGCACGTGTAATTTTGCGGGTTACAAACGTTTCTCCTCTGACAGGGCTTTCATGATTGAACAGGATACCGTTACATGCATACATATTATACGCCTCACGATAGTTTACGGTAATCCAATAAGCATACATCTTGGCGACGGCGTAGGGGCTCCGGGGATAAAACGGCGTTGTTTCACTTTGTGGAACCGCCTGTACCAGTCCATATAATTCGGAAGTGGATGCTTGATAGATTCGGGTCTTTTCAACCAATCCCAGCAGACGGACAGCCTCTAATATGCGTAACGTACCAATGCCATCGGCATTAGCTGTATATTCAGGAGTATCAAAACTAACTTTAACGTGAGATTGTG from the Sphingobacterium thalpophilum genome contains:
- the gmd gene encoding GDP-mannose 4,6-dehydratase, yielding MAEQNTKTALITGITGQDGAYLAEFLLKKGYKVHGLKRRSSLFNTDRIDHLYQDPHLDNRNFTLHFGDLTDSTNLIRIIQETQPDEIYNLAAQSHVKVSFDTPEYTANADGIGTLRILEAVRLLGLVEKTRIYQASTSELYGLVQAVPQSETTPFYPRSPYAVAKMYAYWITVNYREAYNMYACNGILFNHESPVRGETFVTRKITRAVAKIALGLQDKLYLGNLSAQRDWGHAKDYVEAMWLILQQEKPEDFVIATGVTTTVRDFVRMAFAELGMEVEFSGKGEQEKGVIIDVDEERLAALNIDKSLIKFGQTVVKVDPAYFRPTEVDLLIGDPTKANTKLGWKPKYDLQSLVTDMVQSDLHLMRKEEYLKQGGFQTLNYFE
- a CDS encoding sensor histidine kinase — translated: MNSGIKIRLLLLILTLCFIGTAITIKESVTNKEILDIDTKSLNDHIAEQEKKVDKIFNDSLLLKTFKNYDQYPIAVYQAFEKYKNQDKIFLFLFKNHEPKMWSTHLFVPITDQGFLEKSHFTQDDNRSYVVRKKTIGNISILAYILVKGYTNNNNPYLNSSLRRNFFETRNIDIASYTDTVAIKNIYSSEGSYLFSVKLKEGEHENAYTILQFFCWLMGWIALLIFFNSLCLHMAKTGKPWYGTLLLALVFILVKVADLEWNLLSENATFAIFDSRNYAYNSLFPNIWSVLSTTILLLWLVLFIYSIRKELSFDKIRNIRLFKLPIAVTFILSIYLAFALLYDIAGTLVTHSNNIYFDFTKLVDLHFLSWVDLGIVGLAILALNIYIDLVLFFLKKLELKPTQLLNIQLACVIFVILLISIYIEKNSLVNLLLAVIILVKSFGEKYFDRHILTNYIAVLILWAVISAITHARYYQERDLIDMKILLSNLQSEDDVNAVSLFSDIESGIANDKELKHLFNISLPHPNTEAINDFIKKKYFSGYLSKYEFKAYYYDQNNIPLNPYSQNRINEYREKVINKSIKVTQNFYRASAELGTHEYFSIIPLVIDSDITVNIIINLSNKDFSYTVPYPEILTDMRINNSQYYNKGDYSIALYKGGSLVTQFGKYTYENNLRGLQGAPGQYITVLDRDAYLHMAYIANKFSTYVISKQKPSFWDYVATTSFLFLVFFMVFVIFHFIKSFYIFLKNTKLTFRNLKYQFYKIVNKIQYSTRIQTSIISSVILAILISAVISYISINKQLYNNNRNSKERFIIELGKRMENMLTDTDDASNETQLISILKTLSETVSKDFNLYSKSGRLLYSSQRRIYDLELFSTFINPAALKNLSILKKSETIEDEGIGTFQFETSYATIRDKNYNTLAYIGIPNFSLQKEENINKNLLLNTIVNIYSLIIIGFGFYATFVANSVTNPLSIISKKISQLRLGQPNEPLFWQRNDEIGTLIKEYNLMIIKLEDYANKIKDTERESTWREMAQQIAHEIKNPLTPMKLGIQQLRRSYKDNDPKFPDRFNKFSTSFIEQIDALTQIASEFSHFAKFPTTVTENINIVEKISQSISLYNNTPNVSIRLINNADQKTLIVKADGNELLRTFNNLIKNAIEGGYGRKNMKIEISIERYSDKFVKIDVRDNGYGIPEAMKDKIFQINFTTKSSGNGLGLVLVKKTIEACNGQIFFESAEGEGTTFHILLPLQQIES